In the genome of Gordonia rubripertincta, one region contains:
- a CDS encoding IS630 family transposase — MATRGPRAVDSVLTDDERRELEGWARRRTTASGLAMRSRIVLAAADGGSNTEVAQRLGLNRGTVRRWRGRFVEHRCEGLLDEPRPGRPRTVDDEQIKNLITATLETTPTNATHWSTRAMAEHLDMSQSTVSRVWRAFGLAPHKQDSWKLSKDPMFTEKVRDVVGLYMNPPERALVLCVDEKTQIQALDRTQPIFPMLPGTPQRASHDYVRNGTSSLYAALDIASGKVIGSLHSRHRATEFIGFLRKIDAEVPDELDVHLVMDNASTHKTPAVKRWLTAHPRFVVHFTPTSSSWMNLVERWFAELTTKKLQRSTHRTVRALNADIRAWIETWNDNPRPYVWVKTADQILDSIAHYCTRINDSGH; from the coding sequence ATGGCAACCCGGGGTCCGCGAGCAGTGGATAGTGTTCTGACTGATGACGAGCGCCGTGAGCTCGAAGGGTGGGCGCGTCGGCGAACGACGGCCTCGGGTTTGGCGATGCGCTCACGAATCGTTCTCGCCGCCGCTGATGGCGGTTCGAATACTGAAGTGGCACAACGACTCGGCCTCAACCGAGGTACCGTGCGGCGCTGGCGAGGCCGGTTCGTCGAGCACCGCTGCGAGGGGTTGCTCGACGAACCCCGGCCTGGGCGACCTCGCACCGTCGACGACGAGCAGATCAAAAACTTGATCACCGCGACTCTCGAGACCACTCCGACGAATGCGACACACTGGTCGACGCGGGCGATGGCCGAGCATCTCGACATGTCACAGTCAACCGTGTCGCGTGTATGGAGAGCGTTCGGATTGGCTCCACACAAACAGGATTCGTGGAAGCTGTCGAAAGATCCCATGTTCACCGAGAAGGTCCGCGACGTCGTCGGGCTCTACATGAACCCACCCGAACGTGCCCTGGTGCTCTGCGTTGACGAGAAGACCCAGATCCAAGCGCTCGATCGCACCCAGCCGATCTTTCCCATGCTCCCGGGCACCCCGCAACGGGCCAGCCACGACTACGTGCGCAACGGCACCTCCAGCCTGTACGCGGCGTTGGACATCGCGTCGGGCAAAGTCATCGGTTCGCTTCACTCACGGCATCGCGCAACGGAATTCATCGGATTCCTCCGCAAGATCGACGCCGAGGTACCCGACGAGCTCGACGTCCACCTGGTCATGGACAATGCCTCCACCCACAAGACACCCGCGGTCAAGCGATGGCTGACCGCGCACCCGCGGTTTGTTGTCCACTTCACTCCCACCAGCTCATCCTGGATGAACCTCGTCGAACGCTGGTTCGCCGAACTGACCACCAAGAAACTCCAACGCTCCACCCATCGCACCGTACGAGCACTCAATGCCGACATCAGAGCGTGGATCGAGACCTGGAACGACAACCCCCGCCCCTACGTGTGGGTCAAGACCGCTGACCAGATCCTCGACTCCATCGCCCACTACTGCACACGAATTAATGACTCAGGACACTAG
- a CDS encoding ABC transporter substrate-binding protein, giving the protein MIRTPADLAGRRLLVPRRSEASIDFWAASTFKVYESALASANLTLADVDLVEVYGDVHRIFDAATATDEGRRRWNLHDRNSFARAILGPLVRGEVDAVTTQGPMGKQIAAITGARRVYEQTEEVDPGRLANNGNPDLLTVSGTLVDEQPDHVAAVIRVLLEASAWDRDNPESTVDLFSRRLQTPAVELTLGYRDIPTHLGISLPDHTVAVLDAQQDFLVSQGFVANRFDLGTWIDSRPLQLARTQLTPG; this is encoded by the coding sequence GTGATCCGTACTCCGGCCGACCTCGCCGGACGGAGACTTCTCGTTCCACGGCGAAGTGAGGCGTCGATCGATTTCTGGGCAGCGTCGACCTTCAAGGTCTACGAGTCGGCCCTCGCCTCTGCGAATCTCACACTCGCCGACGTCGACCTGGTCGAGGTGTATGGAGACGTTCACCGCATCTTTGACGCCGCGACCGCCACCGACGAAGGTCGACGGCGTTGGAACCTGCACGACCGCAACAGTTTCGCGCGCGCCATCCTCGGGCCTCTGGTTCGTGGCGAGGTCGATGCGGTGACTACCCAGGGCCCGATGGGCAAACAGATCGCCGCCATCACCGGCGCACGACGAGTCTACGAACAAACCGAGGAAGTCGACCCGGGGCGTCTGGCGAACAATGGGAACCCGGACCTTCTCACGGTCAGCGGCACCCTTGTAGACGAACAACCAGATCACGTCGCGGCAGTCATACGTGTCCTGCTCGAGGCCTCGGCCTGGGACCGCGACAACCCGGAGTCGACAGTGGATCTCTTCAGTCGCCGGTTGCAGACCCCGGCCGTCGAACTCACCCTCGGATATCGGGACATACCCACACATCTCGGCATCTCGTTACCCGACCACACCGTTGCGGTTCTCGACGCTCAGCAGGACTTCCTCGTATCCCAGGGCTTCGTGGCGAATCGCTTCGACCTCGGCACGTGGATCGACTCCCGACCCCTGCAGCTGGCCCGCACGCAGTTGACGCCCGGATAG
- a CDS encoding LLM class flavin-dependent oxidoreductase, which translates to MTNCGHSIRTGVEVTGAQDPRLTADLARAAEQHGYEVIFVADSADTGLDALTLAAWSAGVTTTVNVVPRLEATTRPASVVARATSSLQLLSDNRAAVAFTRDPATTEVDWIDEAVSVIRSLHDTNGPGRVSRSGTHHRLAGAEPGPSLDREVPIWISGSDSSIAAVSGRLADGWMADFGDYDPARLAELHSAVDHAAVEVGRDPREIRRGVTLPGGSEIDSSALVSSVVDHGVSLFVLRIDATHGIDVVSRDMRAFFITVSAARAEVETVLPANSLSSKRFRRHDVRARRRAGIGYDEIPEDLVGGAVEPGDPAFGTLHSTYLRGGDPGLVLRPRTVSEVASAVSFAGTHRHLPLGLRSGGHGISGRSTNDGGLVIDVGALNDITVLDEATRLVRIGPGARWRDVATTLQPFGWALSSGDYGGVGVGGLATAGGIGFLSRAHGLTIDHLRAVLGSSRSRCELRRRGGLRVHR; encoded by the coding sequence ATGACCAATTGCGGCCACTCGATCCGGACCGGCGTCGAGGTGACGGGGGCGCAGGACCCCCGGTTGACTGCCGACCTGGCCCGGGCAGCTGAACAACATGGTTACGAGGTAATTTTCGTCGCTGACTCAGCCGACACCGGTTTAGACGCCCTGACTCTTGCTGCATGGTCAGCAGGGGTGACCACCACCGTGAATGTAGTCCCCCGGTTGGAGGCGACTACTCGACCTGCGTCCGTTGTTGCGCGGGCGACGAGCAGCCTGCAGTTGCTTTCGGACAATCGAGCGGCGGTCGCGTTTACGCGCGACCCCGCGACGACAGAAGTCGACTGGATCGACGAGGCAGTCTCCGTCATCCGCTCGTTGCATGACACGAACGGGCCCGGCCGCGTCAGTCGAAGCGGCACTCATCACCGCCTGGCCGGTGCCGAACCCGGCCCGAGCCTCGACCGCGAGGTCCCCATCTGGATCTCGGGATCTGACTCCTCGATCGCGGCGGTGTCGGGCCGACTGGCTGATGGCTGGATGGCCGACTTCGGCGACTACGATCCAGCCCGGCTCGCCGAACTACACAGCGCTGTGGATCATGCGGCCGTCGAGGTCGGCCGCGACCCCCGCGAAATACGACGCGGAGTGACGCTGCCTGGTGGATCGGAAATCGACTCATCAGCCCTCGTGTCGTCGGTGGTCGATCACGGCGTGAGCCTCTTCGTACTTCGCATCGACGCGACACACGGCATCGACGTCGTCTCGCGCGACATGCGTGCCTTCTTCATCACCGTCTCCGCCGCACGGGCCGAGGTCGAGACCGTCCTTCCGGCGAACTCACTCTCCTCGAAGCGTTTTCGTCGTCACGATGTCCGTGCCCGGCGTCGGGCCGGGATCGGCTACGACGAGATCCCGGAGGATCTCGTGGGCGGTGCGGTCGAACCGGGTGATCCCGCCTTCGGGACGCTCCATTCGACGTACCTACGCGGGGGTGACCCCGGGCTCGTCCTGAGGCCGAGGACGGTTTCGGAAGTAGCCAGTGCGGTGAGCTTCGCAGGCACGCACCGGCACCTTCCACTCGGGCTGCGCAGCGGCGGTCACGGCATCAGTGGCAGATCCACGAACGACGGTGGACTGGTCATCGATGTCGGGGCACTCAACGACATCACGGTCCTCGACGAGGCCACTCGACTGGTCCGCATCGGGCCCGGCGCCCGATGGCGCGACGTCGCCACCACACTCCAGCCGTTCGGCTGGGCGTTGAGCTCGGGCGACTACGGCGGGGTGGGTGTGGGTGGCCTCGCCACCGCCGGCGGCATCGGATTCCTCAGCCGCGCACACGGTCTGACCATCGACCATCTCCGAGCTGTTCTGGGCAGCTCGCGGAGCAGGTGCGAACTTCGGCGTCGCGGTGGCCTTCGAGTTCACCGTTGA
- a CDS encoding fumarylacetoacetate hydrolase family protein, with translation MRIVNQSHRLMIDTGDGVVDVEKVSAGKFSSDIQSVYGRWDEFLDWASSADLSSTTPLRAGELGAPVPRPGQVFAVGLNYADHAAEANIPHPDAPVIFTKFPASIAGPYDTIELPSDLVDFEVELVAVIGAPARDVALEDGWAHIAGLTLGQDVSERGVQLAGPTPQFNLGKSFAGFSPIGPAVVTLDEFHDPDDVEVSTTLSGELMQGSSTRHLIFSVPALVAYLSAFVELRPGDLIFTGTPSGVGFTRDPKRLITTEDELVSNADVIGEMRHRFISSTRPHPAAVLAEAPHVTGADK, from the coding sequence ATGCGGATCGTCAACCAATCCCATCGACTGATGATCGACACCGGGGACGGTGTCGTGGACGTCGAGAAGGTCAGCGCCGGAAAGTTCAGCAGCGACATCCAGTCTGTGTACGGCCGGTGGGACGAGTTCCTGGACTGGGCCTCGAGCGCTGACCTGTCTTCCACGACCCCCCTCCGGGCTGGTGAGCTCGGAGCGCCGGTTCCGCGTCCGGGTCAGGTGTTCGCTGTCGGCCTGAACTACGCCGACCACGCCGCCGAAGCGAATATCCCGCACCCAGACGCTCCGGTCATCTTCACCAAGTTCCCGGCCTCGATCGCGGGTCCGTACGACACGATCGAGCTACCGAGTGATCTGGTCGATTTCGAGGTCGAGCTGGTCGCCGTCATCGGTGCGCCGGCCCGCGATGTGGCGCTTGAAGACGGCTGGGCACACATCGCTGGCTTGACCTTGGGGCAGGACGTGTCAGAACGTGGGGTCCAGCTGGCCGGTCCCACCCCGCAGTTCAACCTCGGCAAGTCGTTCGCCGGCTTTTCGCCCATCGGACCGGCCGTCGTAACCCTCGACGAGTTCCACGATCCCGACGACGTCGAGGTGTCGACGACCCTCTCCGGCGAGCTCATGCAGGGTTCGAGCACTCGCCACCTCATCTTCTCCGTGCCCGCCCTCGTCGCGTACCTCTCGGCCTTCGTCGAGCTGCGGCCCGGTGACCTGATCTTCACCGGAACCCCGTCCGGAGTCGGATTCACCCGGGATCCGAAGCGACTCATCACGACCGAGGACGAGCTCGTGAGCAACGCTGATGTGATCGGTGAGATGCGGCATCGGTTCATCTCCTCGACACGCCCGCACCCAGCCGCAGTGCTGGCCGAGGCCCCGCATGTGACAGGAGCCGACAAGTGA
- a CDS encoding ANTAR domain-containing response regulator encodes MVTVTDSATTTAGETTKTHRVLVAEDDSLIRMDLIEMLREEGYDVVGEAPNGQVAVELTESLNPDLVIMDIKMPIRDGIDAATEIAEKRLAPVVMLTAFSQRDFIEKARDAGAMAYLVKPFTKADLVPAIEVAVSRYHELKLLEREVATMNERLETRKLVERAKGLLMQKQGLSEPEAFKWIQRAAMDRRTTMKAVAQVVVETLGTP; translated from the coding sequence ATGGTGACAGTGACAGACAGTGCGACCACTACGGCCGGGGAGACCACGAAAACACATCGTGTTCTGGTGGCCGAGGACGACTCGCTGATCCGTATGGATCTGATCGAGATGCTCCGTGAAGAGGGTTATGACGTCGTGGGGGAGGCTCCGAACGGGCAGGTCGCCGTCGAGCTCACGGAGTCCCTGAACCCCGACCTCGTCATCATGGACATCAAGATGCCCATCCGCGACGGTATCGACGCGGCGACGGAGATCGCGGAGAAGCGGTTGGCGCCGGTCGTCATGCTCACCGCGTTCAGTCAGCGGGACTTCATCGAGAAGGCCCGCGACGCCGGGGCGATGGCCTACCTGGTCAAGCCGTTCACCAAGGCCGACCTCGTGCCGGCCATCGAGGTGGCCGTCAGCCGCTATCACGAGCTCAAGCTGCTCGAACGTGAGGTCGCGACGATGAACGAGCGGCTGGAGACCCGCAAGCTCGTCGAACGCGCCAAGGGCCTGCTCATGCAGAAGCAGGGCCTCTCCGAGCCCGAGGCGTTCAAGTGGATCCAGCGTGCCGCGATGGACCGTCGGACCACGATGAAAGCCGTGGCCCAGGTCGTGGTGGAGACTCTCGGAACACCCTGA
- a CDS encoding helix-turn-helix domain-containing protein, whose translation MAELRSTLSRYLDADRSISKVANLEQISRNTVTYRVQQALSVCNHPEGGPTTRLRVALMIYEWLAAAD comes from the coding sequence ATGGCCGAGTTGCGCAGCACGCTGAGCCGCTACCTCGATGCGGATCGAAGCATCTCCAAAGTAGCCAACCTGGAGCAGATCTCACGTAATACAGTGACCTACCGGGTGCAACAGGCCCTATCTGTGTGCAATCATCCCGAGGGTGGGCCGACCACCCGGCTTCGGGTGGCGTTGATGATCTATGAGTGGCTCGCAGCCGCCGACTGA
- a CDS encoding acetoacetate--CoA ligase: protein MSDYQRWLTSDREVRTQGFGELWQWSVDDPTAFWDSIWTYFDVLASAPPRAVLEDADMPGAVWFPGARLNWAENILRRADRDDPAIIALHESASALTTTWRELEQRVANVAAGFRRLGVRPGDRVAAVLPNITETVIAVLATASVGAVWSCCAPDFGVKGLVDRFAQIEPTILIGVDGYQFNGKVLDRRETVEALAAELPTVRHTVMVRNLGDKKLEFLDGVLDFADLAVGDAAPEYEQVPFDHPLWVLYSSGTTGLPKGIVHSHGGILLESLKANALHYDLGPDDRVFIAASTAWVVWNMLIDAMTTGCAIVTYDGSPTLGRPDHQFEICAEHRVTRFGTGAAYLTLCERAAARPGRDFDLTALRSIMSTGSPLPDTTWRWVYEHVSEDVQLGSDSGGTDVATAFIGANPMSPVVTGELQGPCLGVAVEAWNDVGEPVMDQVGEMVITAPMPSMPIYFWNDPEQIRYRGAYFEDFPGVWRHGDWITRTARGTFQVHGRSDSTLNRGGIRMGSADVYQAIETLPEIAESLVIGAELPGGDYHMPLFVVLKQGHELTDELIEKIRDTVRRNVSPRHVPDDILDVPAIPATRTGKRLEIPVKKLIQGMPPEAAINRATVADSRSLDWYVDYAQRFQAARAAARRDR from the coding sequence ATGTCCGACTATCAACGCTGGCTGACCAGTGACCGGGAGGTCCGCACCCAAGGGTTCGGCGAACTGTGGCAATGGTCGGTCGATGACCCGACGGCTTTCTGGGATTCGATCTGGACCTACTTCGACGTCCTTGCATCGGCGCCACCGAGGGCAGTGCTCGAGGATGCTGACATGCCCGGCGCCGTGTGGTTCCCGGGTGCCCGGTTGAACTGGGCCGAGAACATCTTGCGCCGTGCCGACAGGGACGACCCGGCGATCATCGCACTCCACGAATCGGCATCGGCTCTCACAACTACCTGGCGCGAGCTGGAACAGCGGGTAGCGAATGTCGCGGCCGGCTTCCGACGCCTCGGGGTTCGGCCAGGAGACCGCGTGGCCGCGGTGTTGCCGAATATCACCGAGACAGTGATCGCCGTGTTGGCCACCGCCAGCGTGGGCGCCGTGTGGTCGTGCTGTGCGCCTGATTTCGGGGTCAAGGGACTGGTCGACAGATTTGCGCAGATTGAGCCGACGATTCTAATCGGCGTCGACGGTTATCAGTTCAACGGCAAGGTCCTAGACCGGCGTGAGACCGTCGAGGCGCTGGCCGCGGAACTGCCGACCGTCCGCCACACCGTGATGGTCCGCAACCTTGGCGACAAGAAGCTCGAATTCCTCGACGGTGTCCTCGATTTCGCTGACCTCGCGGTGGGAGACGCAGCCCCGGAATACGAGCAGGTACCGTTCGACCATCCCCTGTGGGTGCTCTACAGTTCCGGGACCACCGGTCTCCCGAAGGGGATCGTTCATTCCCATGGCGGAATTCTGCTCGAGTCGCTCAAAGCCAATGCGTTGCACTACGACCTGGGTCCCGACGACCGGGTGTTCATTGCCGCGAGCACCGCCTGGGTGGTGTGGAACATGCTGATCGACGCGATGACGACTGGGTGCGCCATCGTCACCTACGACGGCAGCCCCACGCTCGGCCGCCCAGACCACCAATTCGAGATCTGCGCCGAACACCGGGTGACACGATTCGGGACCGGAGCTGCATACCTGACCTTGTGCGAGAGGGCCGCAGCAAGACCGGGAAGGGATTTCGATCTGACCGCGCTGCGGTCGATCATGTCCACCGGCTCGCCGCTGCCGGACACGACGTGGCGCTGGGTCTATGAACATGTGTCCGAGGATGTCCAACTGGGTTCGGACAGCGGTGGCACCGACGTTGCCACGGCCTTTATTGGGGCGAATCCGATGTCACCCGTGGTCACCGGCGAACTGCAAGGGCCCTGCCTGGGGGTGGCGGTGGAGGCATGGAACGATGTCGGCGAGCCGGTCATGGACCAGGTCGGCGAGATGGTGATCACCGCGCCGATGCCGTCGATGCCGATCTACTTTTGGAACGACCCGGAACAAATCCGTTATCGCGGCGCGTACTTCGAGGATTTTCCCGGAGTGTGGCGGCACGGGGACTGGATCACACGGACCGCCCGAGGTACCTTCCAGGTTCACGGTCGATCCGACTCGACGCTCAACCGTGGCGGTATCCGTATGGGTTCCGCAGACGTCTATCAGGCTATCGAGACACTGCCCGAGATCGCGGAATCACTTGTCATCGGCGCCGAACTACCGGGCGGCGACTACCACATGCCGTTGTTCGTCGTGTTGAAGCAGGGTCACGAGCTCACTGACGAGCTCATCGAGAAGATCCGAGACACCGTCCGCCGCAACGTATCCCCTCGACACGTACCCGATGACATTCTCGACGTACCGGCAATACCGGCCACCAGGACGGGTAAGCGCCTCGAGATTCCGGTGAAGAAGCTGATCCAAGGGATGCCACCCGAGGCGGCCATCAACCGGGCGACCGTCGCTGACTCTCGGTCCTTGGACTGGTATGTCGACTACGCGCAGCGGTTCCAAGCCGCTCGTGCGGCGGCACGTCGAGATCGTTGA
- a CDS encoding NADPH-dependent FMN reductase, which translates to MPDPAIEVGVLVGSLRRESVNRKLASAMASLVPERLSFTEVALGELPMYNGDLEPDRPSPVEVFTDKIRGFDAILMVMPEYNRSVPAVLKNAIDWGSKPPHANAWLDKPVALTGISPGAISTAAGQLHLRQVLGALGAAVLGGEAYLSTRSEPFRPDGTLQDSAREFLGDYLNRFADFAGKLRTTEAAR; encoded by the coding sequence GTGCCTGACCCAGCAATCGAGGTAGGTGTCCTCGTAGGAAGCCTACGCCGCGAATCGGTGAACCGAAAACTCGCGTCCGCAATGGCTAGCCTTGTCCCCGAACGCCTTTCGTTCACCGAGGTCGCGCTCGGCGAACTGCCGATGTACAACGGCGACCTCGAGCCGGACCGACCTTCTCCGGTCGAGGTGTTCACCGACAAGATCCGGGGATTCGACGCGATCTTGATGGTGATGCCCGAGTACAACCGGTCGGTCCCCGCGGTACTCAAGAATGCCATCGACTGGGGCTCGAAGCCCCCACACGCGAACGCGTGGTTGGACAAACCTGTAGCTCTCACGGGGATCTCGCCGGGCGCGATCTCTACGGCGGCAGGACAACTACACCTGCGTCAGGTGCTCGGAGCACTAGGGGCCGCCGTCCTCGGCGGCGAGGCCTATCTGTCCACGCGTTCAGAACCGTTTCGCCCAGACGGAACCCTGCAAGATTCTGCGCGAGAGTTCCTCGGCGACTACCTGAATCGATTCGCGGACTTCGCCGGCAAGTTGCGCACAACCGAGGCTGCCCGGTGA
- a CDS encoding adenylate/guanylate cyclase domain-containing protein, translated as MHVGDAVAARAIEEEPTLGGELREVAVLFIDLIGSTSLSQTHPPDRIVALLNDFFACVVSTAELHDGFVNKFEGDAALVVFGAPLPHDGASGAALRTARSLSVPTSSSTVDSTRASGSHTASAWLAMSVRRIASNTPSSAIR; from the coding sequence ATGCACGTCGGCGACGCCGTCGCCGCTCGAGCTATAGAGGAGGAGCCGACACTCGGCGGTGAACTCCGCGAAGTTGCAGTGCTGTTCATCGATCTGATCGGTTCGACCTCGCTGTCCCAGACTCACCCGCCGGATCGAATAGTCGCTCTGCTCAACGACTTCTTCGCTTGCGTGGTCAGTACCGCGGAGCTGCACGACGGATTCGTAAACAAATTCGAGGGGGATGCGGCGTTGGTGGTGTTCGGGGCGCCGCTGCCTCACGATGGCGCATCCGGAGCCGCGCTGCGGACGGCACGAAGCCTTAGTGTGCCAACATCCAGTTCGACGGTCGACTCGACGCGGGCATCGGGGTCTCATACGGCGAGCGCCTGGCTGGCAATGTCGGTGCGGCGAATCGCTTCGAATACACCGTCATCGGCGATCCGGTGA
- a CDS encoding FAD-dependent monooxygenase produces MTTIETPVLIIGGGGCGLTSSIFLSNHGVDHLLVERHQGTSILPKAHYLNQRTMEVFRQHGIADALYEVGAPIDKFGQIRWMTSLGGDGPLDRKVIHRMDAFGGGELAERYQADSPVLSTNYPQLRLEPLLRKEAEKRAPGQIRYNHEVLGWSQTDDGVTAEVVNRDTDEKFTVNAKYVIAADGGKTIGPREGVEMVGPTDMVDMVSTHFTADLSEYWDDHTLITWFLNPEGENSWGAGAMVQMGPTWGRNSEEWVVHFAFRPDDPERFNEEAIAPRLRELLRLPEVELQVHKVSHWILDRIVADRWRIGNIFLAGDAAHRQPPTTGLGLNTGIQDAHNLTWKLAQVLSGSATDALLDSYESERKPVSTDGADWALMAFTNHTVIDAGIGLTPGAPLEANIAAFHALFADGLLGDALRHRAAIAIGTQRAEFQAHDVEIGFRYDNGAVVPDGTPPAPRSASGTIYTPTTRPGHRLPHAWVTKDGNRVSTHDLTGNDGSFALIAGTDADEWSRSATVAADKFGITIKVARIGVDLDDTDGVWGEVGEIGNAGAVLIRPDNHVAWRALDRDAQPEQTLTAALETILSRS; encoded by the coding sequence ATGACCACCATCGAAACCCCCGTCCTCATCATCGGAGGTGGGGGATGCGGACTGACCAGCTCCATCTTCTTGTCCAACCACGGTGTCGACCATCTGCTCGTCGAGCGTCACCAGGGCACCTCGATCCTGCCCAAGGCGCACTACCTGAACCAGCGCACCATGGAGGTATTCCGTCAGCACGGCATCGCTGACGCGCTCTACGAGGTCGGCGCGCCGATCGACAAGTTCGGCCAGATTCGCTGGATGACTTCTCTGGGCGGCGACGGACCACTCGACCGCAAAGTTATCCACCGCATGGACGCCTTCGGCGGCGGCGAGCTCGCCGAGCGCTACCAGGCGGACAGCCCCGTCCTTTCGACGAACTACCCACAGCTTCGACTCGAGCCGTTGCTGCGTAAGGAAGCCGAGAAGCGGGCTCCCGGACAGATCCGTTACAACCACGAAGTTCTCGGCTGGTCGCAGACCGATGATGGAGTCACGGCTGAGGTGGTCAACCGGGACACCGATGAAAAGTTCACGGTCAACGCGAAATACGTGATCGCCGCCGATGGTGGAAAGACCATCGGCCCCCGCGAAGGCGTCGAGATGGTGGGCCCCACCGACATGGTCGACATGGTCAGCACCCACTTCACCGCCGATCTGTCCGAGTACTGGGACGACCACACCCTGATCACCTGGTTCCTCAATCCGGAGGGTGAGAACTCCTGGGGCGCGGGCGCGATGGTCCAGATGGGACCGACCTGGGGCCGCAACTCCGAAGAGTGGGTCGTGCACTTCGCCTTCCGGCCCGACGATCCCGAGCGCTTCAACGAAGAAGCCATCGCACCACGGCTGCGTGAACTCCTGCGACTGCCCGAGGTCGAACTCCAGGTGCACAAAGTCAGTCACTGGATTCTCGACCGGATCGTCGCTGACCGCTGGAGGATCGGGAACATCTTCCTTGCCGGTGACGCCGCGCATCGCCAACCGCCCACCACCGGACTGGGACTCAACACGGGAATCCAGGACGCGCACAACCTGACCTGGAAGCTCGCCCAGGTGCTCTCGGGGTCTGCCACGGATGCGCTGCTCGACAGCTACGAATCCGAGCGCAAGCCAGTCAGCACGGACGGCGCCGACTGGGCGCTGATGGCCTTCACCAACCACACCGTCATCGATGCCGGGATCGGCCTCACCCCCGGCGCCCCGCTGGAAGCGAACATCGCGGCGTTCCATGCTCTATTCGCCGACGGCCTCCTAGGAGACGCGTTGCGTCACCGAGCCGCCATCGCCATCGGCACACAACGCGCCGAGTTCCAGGCACACGACGTCGAGATCGGCTTCCGCTACGACAACGGAGCAGTGGTTCCCGACGGCACCCCGCCCGCACCCCGATCGGCCAGCGGCACCATCTACACCCCGACCACCCGCCCCGGGCACCGGCTACCCCACGCCTGGGTCACCAAGGACGGCAACCGGGTTTCAACCCACGACCTGACCGGTAACGACGGATCGTTCGCCCTGATCGCCGGAACCGATGCTGACGAATGGTCGCGCTCCGCAACCGTGGCCGCGGACAAGTTCGGCATCACCATCAAGGTCGCGCGCATCGGCGTCGACCTCGACGACACCGACGGCGTCTGGGGCGAGGTCGGTGAGATCGGCAACGCCGGCGCCGTGCTCATCCGGCCCGACAACCACGTGGCTTGGCGCGCCCTGGACCGAGACGCACAGCCTGAGCAGACCCTCACGGCGGCATTGGAAACCATCCTCAGCCGATCCTGA
- a CDS encoding MarR family winged helix-turn-helix transcriptional regulator: protein MTEWLDADEHRTWRSVLRMHAQLTAALAQDLRTNSDLSIADYEVLAILSEAPEGRLQALDLRCELQWEKSRLAHQLRRMEERGVVRREACTDDRRAQLVCITEKGQTILRRAAPAHVDRVRELFFNALTPSQSLAMRQAAEAVLDNLRAFRSDDPRLTR from the coding sequence ATGACAGAGTGGCTCGACGCCGACGAGCACCGGACCTGGCGAAGTGTGCTGAGGATGCACGCGCAGCTGACGGCCGCATTGGCGCAGGACCTCCGGACGAATTCTGACTTGTCCATCGCGGACTATGAAGTTCTCGCCATCCTCTCTGAAGCGCCGGAGGGCCGTCTGCAGGCGCTCGACTTGCGATGCGAACTCCAGTGGGAGAAAAGTCGGCTGGCGCACCAACTGCGGCGGATGGAGGAGCGCGGCGTCGTCCGGCGCGAGGCCTGCACAGATGACCGTCGTGCCCAGCTCGTCTGCATCACCGAGAAAGGGCAGACCATTCTCCGCCGCGCGGCGCCCGCACACGTCGACCGTGTCCGTGAACTGTTTTTCAACGCACTCACGCCGTCGCAATCACTGGCCATGCGACAGGCCGCCGAAGCGGTGCTCGACAATCTCAGAGCTTTTCGATCTGATGATCCACGGTTGACCAGGTGA